GTTCTTGGCGACCGCGGAGGCGAACTTCGCACTGAACTCGCCGTAGGTGAGGTGCAGCGACTTCGATTCGACCAGGCCGAACGCCGCGGCGTCCCAGAACGCGGTGGACCCGCCGTTGCCCAGGATGACCTCATAGCCGTCGGGCACCGAGAACAGTTGCCGCACGCCGTCGCGGACGTGGCCGACCAGGTTCTTCACCGGGGCCTGTCGATGCGAGGTGCCGAAGAGTTCCGCGCCGCGGCTGACCAGTGCCTGCACCTGTTCGGGGCGGACTTTCGACGGGCCGCACCCGAAGCGTCCGTCGGTGGGCTTGAGGTCGGCGGGGATCGTGAGCTGGTCAGCCATGCCATCAAGGGTAATGAGCGGCGCATCCGGGCAGAATGCGGGTTGTGTCGGGGTGACGGCGACCACTCGGCGGCTGACCCGTGCCGGTTGAATCGCCAGGAAACCGGGTATGGAATCTGTGCGATACCTGCGGTACCGTGGTTGGACATCAGACGTACGGATGTAAACCTCTAGGGAGGCTTTCACGATGGCACGTACGCAAGCCCGCACGAAGACGATCCGACGCTGGCGGCGCAACATGGAAGTCGGCGACGACAAGGCCTACGTCGACATGCTCACCACCCTGTCCGAGGGGTCGGTGCGGCGGAACTTCAATCCATACACCGACATCGACTGGGATTCGCCCGAGTTCGCGGTCATCCCCGACGACCCGCGCTGGGTGCTGCCGGGAACCGACCCGCTGGGCCGGCACCCCTGGTACCAGGCGCAACCGCTCGACAAACAGATCGCGATCGGCATGTGGCGTCAGGCCAACGTCGCCAAGGTCGGTCTGCATTTCGAGTCGATCCTCATCCGCGGTCTGATGAACTACGCGTTCTGGGTGCCCAACGGCTCCCCGGAGTACCGCTACTGCCTGCACGAATCGGTCGAAGAGTGCAACCACACGATGATGTTCCAGGAGATGGTCAACCGGATCGGCGCCGACGTGCCGGGTATGCCGCGCATGCTGAAGTGGCTCGCGGCGTTGATCCCGCTGGCCGCCGGACCGGTGCCGATCATGTTCTTCTTCGGTGTGCTGGCCGGTGAGGAACCCATCGACCACACCCAGAAGGCCGTGCTCCGCGAGGGCCGCTCACTGCATCCGATCATGGAACGCGTGATGGCCATCCACGTCGCCGAGGAGGCGCGGCACATCTCGTTCGCTCATGAGTACCTGCGCAAGCGGGTGCCCGGCATGCGGGCGCGCAAGCGGATCTGGCTGTCCCTGCACGTACCGATCATCATGCGAGTGCTGTGCTCGGCGATCCTGAAGCCGCCGCGCAGCTTCTGGAAGGAATTCGACATCCCGAAGTCGGTCAAGCGTGAAGTCTTCTTCCGTTCGCCCGAGTCGCGGCAGATGCTGTCCGATGTGTTCGCGGACGTGCGCATGCTGTGCCACGACACCGGCCTGATGAATCCGGCGGCCAAGCTGATCTGGCGGATCTGCAGGATCGACGGGGCGCCGTCGCGCTACCGCAGCGAACCGCAGCGTGCGCACCTGCCGTCGGCCGCGCCCGAGGCCGTCGCGCGGGTCGCCGAGACGATTCCCGCCTAGCCCGGAGCGCCGATGCCTCACGTCATCACCCAGTCGTGCTGCAGCGACGGGTCCTGCGTCTTCGCGTGCCCGGTGAACTGCATCCACCCCACCCCGGATGAGCCGGGGTTCGCCACGGCCGAGATGCTCTACATCGATCCCGCGGCGTGCGTTGACTGCGGCGCCTGCGTCAGCGCCTGCCCGGTGGGCGCGATCGCACCGGAGACGCAGTTGGCCCCCGAACAGCTTCCGTTCGTCGAACTCAACGCGGCCTTCTATCCCGAGCGACGTCCGGGGGAGAAGGTGCCGCCGACCTCCAAGCTCGCCACGGTGTTGCCCGCGGTGGAAGTCCGCCGCGGTGACACGCCGCTGACCGTGGCGGTCGTCGGGTCGGGGCCGGCCGCGATGTACGCGGCGGACGAACTGCTGACCCAGCCCGGGGTGCGGGTCAACGTCTTCGAGAAGCTGCCGACGCCCTACGGCCTGGTGCGTGCGGGCGTGGCGCCCGACCACCAGAGCACCAAGCGGGTGACCCGGTTGTTCGACCGGATCGCCGCGCACAAGAGGTTCACCTTCTTCCTCAACGTCGAGGTCGGCGCGCACCTGTCGCACGCCGAACTGCTCGAGCATCACCACGCCGTGCTCTACGCCGTCGGCACGCCGAACGACCGTCGCCTCGACATCGCCGGTGCCGACCTGCCCGGCGTGGGCACGGCCACCGAGATGGTGGCGTGGATCAACGGACACCCCGACTTCACCGACCTGCCCGTCGACCTGAGCCATGAGCGCGTGATCCTGATCGGCAACGGCAACGTCGCACTCGACGTGGCGCGGGTGCTCACGGCTGACCCCGACGAGCTGGCGAAGACCGACATCTCCGACCACGCGCTCGCCGCACTGCGCGCCTCCAACGTCCGCGAGGTGGTCATCGCGGCGCGACGAGGTCCGGCACAGTCGGCGTTCACACTCCCCGAACTCATCGGGCTCACGGCCAAGTCCGAGGTGGTCCTCGACGCGTCCGACCACGAACTCGTGCAGCGGGATCTGGCCCGCGACCAGGATGCGTTGACCCGCAACAAGCTTGAGGTGTTGGCCAAACTCGGCAGCGCCGACGGGCCCGCCACGCGCCCGCGCATCCGGCTGGCTTACCAGCTGACGCCGTCGCGGATCGACGGTGAGCAGCGCGCCACCGGTGTGGAGTTCACCGTCACCGACACAGAACAGACCCGCCGTATCGATGCGGGCCTGGTGCTGACGTCGATCGGCTACCGCGGCACGCCGATCCGCGATCTCCCGTTCGACGACACCGCCGCGGTGGTGCCCAACGACGGCGGCCGGGTCGTCGCCCCCGAGACCGGGCGACCGGTCGTCGGCGCCTACGTCGCGGGGTGGATCAAGCGCGGGCCGACGGGGTTCATCGGCACCAACAAGTCCTGTGCGCTGCAGACCGTGCAGCAGTTGGTGACCGACTACAACGCCGGTCTGTTGCGAGATCCGGTGCGGCGCAACGGGGA
The DNA window shown above is from Mycolicibacterium confluentis and carries:
- a CDS encoding AurF N-oxygenase family protein — encoded protein: MARTQARTKTIRRWRRNMEVGDDKAYVDMLTTLSEGSVRRNFNPYTDIDWDSPEFAVIPDDPRWVLPGTDPLGRHPWYQAQPLDKQIAIGMWRQANVAKVGLHFESILIRGLMNYAFWVPNGSPEYRYCLHESVEECNHTMMFQEMVNRIGADVPGMPRMLKWLAALIPLAAGPVPIMFFFGVLAGEEPIDHTQKAVLREGRSLHPIMERVMAIHVAEEARHISFAHEYLRKRVPGMRARKRIWLSLHVPIIMRVLCSAILKPPRSFWKEFDIPKSVKREVFFRSPESRQMLSDVFADVRMLCHDTGLMNPAAKLIWRICRIDGAPSRYRSEPQRAHLPSAAPEAVARVAETIPA
- a CDS encoding 4Fe-4S binding protein — protein: MPHVITQSCCSDGSCVFACPVNCIHPTPDEPGFATAEMLYIDPAACVDCGACVSACPVGAIAPETQLAPEQLPFVELNAAFYPERRPGEKVPPTSKLATVLPAVEVRRGDTPLTVAVVGSGPAAMYAADELLTQPGVRVNVFEKLPTPYGLVRAGVAPDHQSTKRVTRLFDRIAAHKRFTFFLNVEVGAHLSHAELLEHHHAVLYAVGTPNDRRLDIAGADLPGVGTATEMVAWINGHPDFTDLPVDLSHERVILIGNGNVALDVARVLTADPDELAKTDISDHALAALRASNVREVVIAARRGPAQSAFTLPELIGLTAKSEVVLDASDHELVQRDLARDQDALTRNKLEVLAKLGSADGPATRPRIRLAYQLTPSRIDGEQRATGVEFTVTDTEQTRRIDAGLVLTSIGYRGTPIRDLPFDDTAAVVPNDGGRVVAPETGRPVVGAYVAGWIKRGPTGFIGTNKSCALQTVQQLVTDYNAGLLRDPVRRNGELAKLVAARQPDVVDAAGWRAIDAAEVARGGGLRPRDKFTAVPDMLAAARSAPKPTIRQRILSTLTASGH